In Thermanaerothrix sp., the genomic window GCGGAGGACATGGGCTAGAGCACCCCCAATCTCTGAAGCAGAAGCTCCAGGGAACCGGGATCCGGGACCATGATCACCATTCCCTTTGCCTCCGTTTCGGAATCGATTATCTTGAGGGTGGTCTTCACCAACAAGGCGGTGTCCCCCATTATGCCGAACATGGCGGCCACCACGTCCATTATGGATCCCAACATGTCATGGGCCACCGCCGGCACCGACACCGGAAGGGCCCAGCCGGTCATGCTGGAAAGGGCGTTAAGGAAGGCCCCAAGTATTATGTTCCCCACCTCCGCCAAGGCGCTGTCCCGGATCTGAAGCCGAACCTCCTCCTCCATGGAACTCAAGTCCATGGATATCAGAAGGTCCGCCAGGGAAGAGGCCTCCTCCTCGTACATGAGGAATATGAGGTTGCAGGAGAACTCCCCATCCGCCCTTATGAGAACGCCGCAGGCAAGATCTTCCGGCGACCCGTAGTGCTGGGCCACCTCGTACACCGACACCAGCTCCGCCACGGGCACGTCCATGTCCACGGTCCTCCCCAAAAGCTTGGAGAGCGCCGTGGCGGCGTTGCCCGCCCCGATGTTCCCTACCTCCCTTATGGCATCCAGCTGAATGCTGTTGAAAGAATCGAAGTCAACCGACATGGCCTCACCAAAACCCTCTTCCGTTCAAAGGATCCCCTACAGGGAGGCGGCGTCCAATATGAGCGCCACGTTGCCGTCCCCTAGGATTGTAGCCCCCGCCACGCCGCGCACCTTCTGAAGCAGCTTGCCCAAGGGCTTTATCACTATCTCCTGCTGCCCAACGAAGTCGTCCACCACGAAGCCTATGCGGTTCCGATCCCGACCCACCCGAACCACCACCACCGGGTGCTCCTCCACCCCCTCGCGGTTCACCTCCGTGGAAAGGATGCCCGCCAGGTCAGACAGGGTCAGTATCTCCCCCCTCACGGTGGTGACAGGAGTGCCGTGAACGTACTTTATCTCGCTCTTCGGCACCAGCAGCGTCTCCTCCACGTTCTCCAGCGATATGGCGTAGATCTCGTCTCCAACCCTTATGAGCAGGGCAAGCACTATGGCCAAGGTCAACGGCAACCTTATGACCACCCGGGTCCCCTGCCCCAGCTTGGAGAACACCTGGAACTGACCGCCCAAGGATTCTACCTTGCTCTTAACCGCGTCCATGCCCACGCCTCTTCCCGACAGGTCGGTCACCACGTCGGCGGTGCTGAAACCGGGAAGCAGGATGAGCCTTATGGCCTCCTCGTCGGTCATGAGCTGGGCCTGCTCGGCGGTCACTATGCCACGCTCCACCGCCTTGCGCCTCACCTTGTTGGTGTCTATGCCCCGCCCGTCGTCCTGAACCTCTATTATGACCCCGTTGCCCTCCTGGTAGGCCGCCACCGTTATGGTGCCCTCCCGGGGCTTGCCGTTCTTAACCCGCTCCTCCGGGCTCTCCAGGCCGTGGTCCAGGGAGTTCCTCAGAAGGTGCACCATGGGATCCCCTATCTCGTCTATGACCGTCCTGTCCAGCTCGGTCTCCCTACCCTCCACCACAAGCCGGACCTCCTTGCCCATCTGGCGCGAAAGGTCCCGCACAAGCCGGGGCAGCCGGTCGAACACCATGGACACCGGCACCATCCGGAGCTTAGTCACCAGCTCCTGGATCTCCCCGGATATGCGCCCCAGCTGGGACAAGGGCTCGTCAAAGGCCTTCATCTTGGTCTCCTGGGCCAGACGCTCTATCCTGGCGCGGCCTATGACCAGCTCCCCCACCAGGTTCATAAGCTTGTCAAGCCTTCCTATGTCCACCCTCACCGTGCGGCTGCCCTTCTTATTGGCTCCCTGAGGCTGGGACGGCTGAGCGGCTCCACCTGCAGCAACCCCCTCCGGGGACCTGGGAGCCGCCGAGGCCGCCGCCACGGCCGCCGCCACGGCCTCCTCCTCACCCTCATCCCCTTCCTCAAGATCGCCGATGGAAAGCCCCCCGTCATCGTCAAAGTTAAGGGGCGTCACCTCCACCGATGCCACCTCGCTTATGGAGGATGCCACACCGGAAAGGGCCTCCCCGCTCTCATGGGTGGCCACGTACACCCAAAACTCGGTGTCGAAGGCCTCCCGCTCCAGATCCTCCACACCGGGCTGGGTCTTTATGAGCTCCCCCATCTCCCCAAGCCGGGTCACCACCATGTAAGCCCGGGCGGCCTTGAGCATGCAGCTTGGGCTCAACGCCACCTTAAGCTCGTACACCGACATGCCCTGGTTGCGGGCCTCCCTGACCCAGCCCTTCTCCTGCTCTGTGAGCTCCAACTTCTTGCTTCCCTTGGCGGACTTCGAGGGGGAGGCCGCCGGAGCGTCATGAGCCTTGTTCACCAAGCGATGCAGCTGATCCACCAGGGCCTTCACGTCAACGTCCTTGTCGCTGCCGCCTCCCCTGATGGAGTCCACCATGGCGGTTATGGCGTCAAGACACTTGAAAAGCAGATCCACGTCCTCGGAGTTGAGCACGTGCTCCCCGCTCCTGGCAAGACCCAACAGATCCTCCATGGCGTGGGTCAAACCCGCCATTCCGTCAAAACCCATGGTGGCGGACATGCCCTTGAAGGTGTGGGCCACCCGGAATATCTCGTTTATTATTCCCATGTCCGACTGGTTCTGCTCCGCGGCTAGAAGCAGCTCGTTCAGGTTCTTAAGCTGATCCGTAGCCTCATCCAGGAACGCGCCCAAGTACTGACTCATATCCATGTTAGTCATCGGTTATCGGCCTCCAGGTTCAGGGGATTTTGTTTTCTCGAACCTAAGGGCATGCGGCCCATCGATGCAAAGCCTCGGGCATATCGTACAGGGGAACCACTTCCTCCGCTATGCCCGCCTCCACTACCGCCCTCGGCATTCCGTACACCACGCAGGTATCGGGACTCTCCGCCAGGATAACGCCTCCCTTGCTGTGCAAGGCCGCCGCACCGTCGGCCCCGTCCCTGCCCATGCCGGTCAACACCGCCGCCACCACGGACCCGCCCACCACGTCGGCCACGCTCATGAAGAGCATGTCCGCCGCGGGCTTCACGGACCTGACCGGAGGCGCGTCAGATAAACGGCACACCAGGTCTGGGCCAGACCTCTCCACAACCATATGATAACCTCCAGGGGCTATGACCGCCATACCCTTTTGAGGTTTTAAACCATCGTACCCCTCCACAACCCTAAGGGGGCTCGCGTCATCCAACCTCTGGGCAAAGGAAGAGGTAAAACCCCGGGGCATGTGCTGCACCACCAGGATGGGACAGGGGAAATCACCCCTTAGGTTGGGGATCACCTCCTGAAGGGCCCTGGGGCCTCCGGTGGAGGAGGCTATCAACACCAGGTCCACCCGTTGGAGCTTCCGCCTTGGAAGAGCCCCCAGGGGGGCGGCCGGTAGCTTCGAAACCTCCCTTGCGGGACGCTTTGGAAGCCCTCCAGGCTTCAGCCTGGAACGGTCCACCGTGCTGGCCACCCAAACCTTCTGCCGAAGCTCCTCCTCCACCTTGTGCATGTCCAGGGATATGGTGCCCGAAGGCTTGGTCACGAAGTCCACCGCCCCCAGCGAGAGGGCCTGAAGGGTGACCTCCGCCCCCTCCTTCGTAAGGCTCGACACCATCACCACCGGCGTAGGCCGGCGCTCCATTATCTCCCTCAAAGCCTCCAGACCGTTCTTCCGTGGCATCTCAACGTCCATGGTTATCACGTCCGGATCCGCCTCAGAGAGCTTCTGAAGCGCCTCCTCCCCATCCCTCACCCGGGCCACCACGTCGAATCTATTGTCCGACGCAAGCATGTCGCCGATCACTTTCCTCATGAAGGCAGAGTCGTCAACCACCATAACCCTCACTTTGCGCGTCATGGCACATCTCTCCCCTGGCGGGAATTAAGTTCTTGGGTCCTTATGAACTCTATTATATACTTTTCCGCCCACCTAGGTACCGCCTCAAAGGCCCCCCCACAATCCCAAAGACCATCGGAGGTCTTATCGGCCCTCATAACCTTAATGAGGCCCGGGAAAGGCCTATCCCCCAGGGGAAGCATGCACAAAAACCTGTCCCCATGGGACAGCCTGTAGGGGTAGTCCATCCGAAACCTCACACCCCCAAGGCTCATGTCCACCGCCGTGCCCTTAAGCCACCGGCCGGACAAAGGAGACCTTGCCTCCGCCTCAATGGGAAACAACCGAAACTCCCTAAGACAGGGCACCCTCAAGTAGCGCCTGCGCTGTATCCTCTCCGGGGGGCCGAACATCTTGACCCAAAGCATGGGCACCGTACCGGTGATGTCGCTCCTCACCACCACGCAGGACACCCTCACGGGGGACCTGTTGTCCTCCGCCACAAGCTCACACTCCATGTCCCTGTAAACCGGCAGGAGCGCCCCCTTGAACATCGGATGAGCCAGCCCAAGCATGTCCTCCCGTTGGTCCTCCAACCTGGTGGGGTATGTGCCCTTGAAGAGCCCATCCTCCACCTTGAACTCCCCCTTGGCCCCCACGGGTAGCCCTATCTTCTCCCCATCCCGGCCCAAAGAGATCACCCCTTAAGCCTCATCCTCTTGCCAAGCCTCAGCATGAAGGCCTTGAGCCCCCTGCCCCCCATGTTCTCCTCCCGATCCACCTTAAGCAGCCGCCGGGCTATGACCCTCACGCAGGAAGACGCGGGAGAATCGGGGCTCTGCAGCACGAAGGGCCTTCGGCGCCTCACGGAGTCCATAACCCGCTGATCCCAAAGCACGTATCCAAGGTAGTTGACGTTGAGGTCCAGGAACTGGCCCGCCGCCAGCCTTATCCGATCCGCCACGGAGAAGGCCTCGTCGTCGCTCATGGCCATGTTGACCACCAGCGACACCCGAGGCTTCCAGGACAGTCCCGCCACCAGGGACTTCAAAACCCCGTAGGCGTCCCTTATGGCGGTGGGCTCCGTGGTGGTCAAAAGGAGCACCTCGTCGGCGGCGGCGGCGAAGGATATGACGTTCCTGTGTATGCCCGCTCCCGTGTCCACCAACAAAAGGTCCGCCCGCCCCTCCAGGGCGGAGAACTTCTCTATCAGCATGGCCTGGCTCTGCTCGTCCAGGTCCGCAAGGTCCGAAAAACCCGCACCCCCTGGGATCAGGCTCACACCCTGCTCCACCGAGAGAAGGATGTCCTCCAAACCCATGTGCCCACCTATCACGTGCCCCAGGTGGTGCTTCGGCACCACGCCCAGGAGAAGATCCGCGTTGGCAAGCCCCA contains:
- a CDS encoding chemotaxis protein CheC, producing MSVDFDSFNSIQLDAIREVGNIGAGNAATALSKLLGRTVDMDVPVAELVSVYEVAQHYGSPEDLACGVLIRADGEFSCNLIFLMYEEEASSLADLLISMDLSSMEEEVRLQIRDSALAEVGNIILGAFLNALSSMTGWALPVSVPAVAHDMLGSIMDVVAAMFGIMGDTALLVKTTLKIIDSETEAKGMVIMVPDPGSLELLLQRLGVL
- a CDS encoding chemotaxis protein CheA, with protein sequence MTNMDMSQYLGAFLDEATDQLKNLNELLLAAEQNQSDMGIINEIFRVAHTFKGMSATMGFDGMAGLTHAMEDLLGLARSGEHVLNSEDVDLLFKCLDAITAMVDSIRGGGSDKDVDVKALVDQLHRLVNKAHDAPAASPSKSAKGSKKLELTEQEKGWVREARNQGMSVYELKVALSPSCMLKAARAYMVVTRLGEMGELIKTQPGVEDLEREAFDTEFWVYVATHESGEALSGVASSISEVASVEVTPLNFDDDGGLSIGDLEEGDEGEEEAVAAAVAAASAAPRSPEGVAAGGAAQPSQPQGANKKGSRTVRVDIGRLDKLMNLVGELVIGRARIERLAQETKMKAFDEPLSQLGRISGEIQELVTKLRMVPVSMVFDRLPRLVRDLSRQMGKEVRLVVEGRETELDRTVIDEIGDPMVHLLRNSLDHGLESPEERVKNGKPREGTITVAAYQEGNGVIIEVQDDGRGIDTNKVRRKAVERGIVTAEQAQLMTDEEAIRLILLPGFSTADVVTDLSGRGVGMDAVKSKVESLGGQFQVFSKLGQGTRVVIRLPLTLAIVLALLIRVGDEIYAISLENVEETLLVPKSEIKYVHGTPVTTVRGEILTLSDLAGILSTEVNREGVEEHPVVVVRVGRDRNRIGFVVDDFVGQQEIVIKPLGKLLQKVRGVAGATILGDGNVALILDAASL
- a CDS encoding chemotaxis response regulator protein-glutamate methylesterase, whose protein sequence is MTRKVRVMVVDDSAFMRKVIGDMLASDNRFDVVARVRDGEEALQKLSEADPDVITMDVEMPRKNGLEALREIMERRPTPVVMVSSLTKEGAEVTLQALSLGAVDFVTKPSGTISLDMHKVEEELRQKVWVASTVDRSRLKPGGLPKRPAREVSKLPAAPLGALPRRKLQRVDLVLIASSTGGPRALQEVIPNLRGDFPCPILVVQHMPRGFTSSFAQRLDDASPLRVVEGYDGLKPQKGMAVIAPGGYHMVVERSGPDLVCRLSDAPPVRSVKPAADMLFMSVADVVGGSVVAAVLTGMGRDGADGAAALHSKGGVILAESPDTCVVYGMPRAVVEAGIAEEVVPLYDMPEALHRWAACP
- a CDS encoding flagellar brake protein, producing the protein MISLGRDGEKIGLPVGAKGEFKVEDGLFKGTYPTRLEDQREDMLGLAHPMFKGALLPVYRDMECELVAEDNRSPVRVSCVVVRSDITGTVPMLWVKMFGPPERIQRRRYLRVPCLREFRLFPIEAEARSPLSGRWLKGTAVDMSLGGVRFRMDYPYRLSHGDRFLCMLPLGDRPFPGLIKVMRADKTSDGLWDCGGAFEAVPRWAEKYIIEFIRTQELNSRQGRDVP
- a CDS encoding MinD/ParA family protein encodes the protein MALDRQVSGRDQAAALRELVLSSGVGRSKFQGLRSIAVVSGKGGVGKSNLSVNLALAMGQMGVRVMLMDADMGLANADLLLGVVPKHHLGHVIGGHMGLEDILLSVEQGVSLIPGGAGFSDLADLDEQSQAMLIEKFSALEGRADLLLVDTGAGIHRNVISFAAAADEVLLLTTTEPTAIRDAYGVLKSLVAGLSWKPRVSLVVNMAMSDDEAFSVADRIRLAAGQFLDLNVNYLGYVLWDQRVMDSVRRRRPFVLQSPDSPASSCVRVIARRLLKVDREENMGGRGLKAFMLRLGKRMRLKG